The following is a genomic window from Rutidosis leptorrhynchoides isolate AG116_Rl617_1_P2 chromosome 8, CSIRO_AGI_Rlap_v1, whole genome shotgun sequence.
attttcagaacacacgttcataatattggcatgaggcatgttcagaagatgtaacaactcaggcgttgcctacttgagggggagtcaactttatgctgcactctttttcccttagctaaagttttatcccaataagttttctttagcaaggtttttaacgaggcagtactagttattctctaataaaattgtcatccaagggggagtgttataaaatatctagattgtgttataaaatatctagattggatgttaattttattattattatatttcttgcatagtaatattttatactataaatagacatgtatggtaaccatttaaggtgtaccatttctcttgaaatatcaatatcaatatttctctctctttcttctctctctttttctctctttgtttttataaccattaaaggtagttataagcctactgaattataacaataataactttattaaaaggaAGTGTTCAATTTTAACTTTCAATTGTGTTGTAACTTAATAGTAAAAATACCCTCTTCGTCCTGTTACAAATATCCATAATGAAATTAAAGTTTTAAAAAATCCTAGTAACTTTATTCTCCACTCAATAAAATTCCACTAAGATGCCACATATGCGCCAAGTCATTGCCCACGTAAGCTTGACAAAACTTTATCAGGTCAAAACTTTATATAGGCCAAAACTTTATACATGTTGATGATGACACGTAAACAATAAGTTTAAAGCCTACACTAAAAAAAAATTGAGTATATAaacctacattggaacaaaaattaaAGTACATGACCGTTTGTATTGTAGTTTTAACCCTTAATAGAATGGCCAATATAACACTAGGTGAAAGTGGTCAAACGGGCTCAAATGGTCAGAAGTGGCATAATGTGTATTCAGATATATAAAAACATCCTAAACCCTCTTATTTATAGTAATTGATATAAAAAGTATATACAAGATTAAGTAAAAGGTCAGCGAGGCCCAACCCTAACCGCAAAATTAACTCGTTTGACTTGGAATTACTTATCCAACCCGCCCGACTTGCCCATTTTGTCATGTTTGTTCATACCTGATCTTCTCCTCCACCTCCACATATTTCTGTAGACTAATGTTTGTTGTAGCAAGTTGCATTGACCGAGTCTTACCATCAACCATGGTTGATTCGACACAATGACAAATATCTTGACCGACAATCTTGCGAAGGAACCATGGTCCAGGAGTATGGACAGTGAGCGCGCGGGTGGTGTAGAGCTTACCCGATTCAGAGTCGAGCTTGTGGTTCAAGGTGTCAACTTCTAGGATGTGAGATAAGGTGCGTTTGTTCTCAGGATCAGCAAACTTGCGCCAAGAAGCAGACGTGACTCGCTCCCATGGGTGTTTGTATGTGTGTTCTTGTGAGTATGCTCTAACCATTTTGCAGTACTAGTGGCTTGTTTTGAGCTGCAACGAGGTACTTGAAACATCAGAAATGTGCACGAGTACAATTATTTTCAGACTTTAAACAAATTCCCAGCAGACAGTAACCATTTCATTCACATATTCTTCCTAAGACTTAATAACATCGATTGGATTATGATGAAGTCCCAAGACAGATTATATCCAGCAACAGTACAAATTTCCATTCAGACAACCAATGAGGCATCTTCTACTCAACCAGAGTATTAATGATGTCATAGTGTCAGTAACAAAGGGGCCCGATACAATTACATGAAACGCAAATATGTGAACACCCAAATCATGAGATTAGACAAATCGTAAGAGGAACAATGATGTATATACATCTAAATGTATCAAAAATCCATCATAAGAGCATATGTAGTGCGTCATATTGAAACTGTGTAATATACCAATTATGTTACAAAGTAATTAAAATCACGTTTTGTCCATTTAGATACCCCTTCCTAGACAACCGTATTGCCGCAATTCACTAATTCAAGAGACTCTATTCAAATACTTTATCACATAATATTACTCAGAATAGTGAAAAATCTACAATCTTACGAGTATTCTACACCATGTGTAGAACACACCATCATCCACTGTCAATTTCCTTCAAAGCAACACTGCCTGATCCATACATCCATACGCAGGAGCGGACCTAGTATATGCCTAATGGTAGCACGGGACATAATGCGGACGAGATTGTTGAGGAGACAATCGCTCTCCGCAAACAAGAAAGATATGCTTAAATCAAGCACAAAACGTAAGCTAAAAGCTGTAATTTTTATTGATCAGTAAGTTGTTCCTCAACTGAATACATACGGGTTTTTATAAGTAAATAACCCTAAAATAAATAAGGAAACAAAGTAAATAAGTAAACAAAAGCAATcctaattttaaaataaaatagaTAACTTGGGGCCAAAGTATCCTCATCCCCTTAGGCTCCAGCAGGCCCATTTGGTCAGGACACCAgtgaaatacgcgatgtagtggaaattttttttgggtttttaactagtgacacaagtggatagtgtaaattttttgGGTGGCACCGTTGAAATAAGTCATCTTGTAgaaatttttttaggtttttaaccAGTGACACCAATGTCTAACATTCATAGATCCGCCACTGTCCATACGTCTAATAGTGTATAGTTCTTAACTTCAACAAGGTAGACGGATCTTTCAGGATCACTTCGAAAAAACGTGCCTTAAAAACAGACTACCAGACTACATTTTAACTTGCATCTAATACACCATATCCACTAAGGCACAGAACCAGATGTTACAACAAATTAATCATATATCTAGTTTTAATACTAGGGCATCTATCTACCTACTTCAAAACTATTTTCAACCTAAATTGTCATCGCAACATCATCTAGAACGTATGTACCAATACGCGTAAAGCCGTAAACGTGTAGCTGTGTAAGTATAGTCAGTCAATATAACCTAAATTAGCTTTTTCTATGATAAATAATGATCCGGCACCAAACCATAATGT
Proteins encoded in this region:
- the LOC139862580 gene encoding uncharacterized protein, producing the protein MVRAYSQEHTYKHPWERVTSASWRKFADPENKRTLSHILEVDTLNHKLDSESGKLYTTRALTVHTPGPWFLRKIVGQDICHCVESTMVDGKTRSMQLATTNISLQKYVEVEEKIRYDPHPDNPKEWTICRQETSIKIKPLSTLASMAEKIEQKCVEKFQQNSAKGREVMERMCKYLEAESSSRARGISV